The Nitrososphaerales archaeon DNA window ACTTTTACCCACAGGCAATGAGATCGTGGTGCCACCAAATATTGATGTAATCGAGTGCTTTGAATTGTTGACTCCGCTGTACAAGAAAGTGGATTCTATGAATCAAGGGTACGAGGATAGTTTCAACTCAACATATGACACCCAGGCACTCAAAATGCTCAACAGCAACTTTCTCACAGCAAAGGAGGCCGTACAGTCAGCGCTCTTTCGACGTTTGTTCGCGGATCCTATGACTCATGAGGTTTTGCATGTTTTCTTTCTTCCTTTCCTTCTCATAACATACCAGACTCTTGATGGCAAAGGCGACCGCTGGGAGTTCTTGGACTGTGAAGGCAGGTCTTCACTACTGGAAGTTGCATTTCAAAAAACCAAGGTCAGCTTCTTCGAAACTCAGATTGACCAGATTCTATCAATTAAGATGTACAACGGCACACAGGCCCATTTCTCTGAAAAGCTGAAGTCTCTTATTGCGTCCGGGGGCGTTAACGAAGCCCGCCGAATCTACGATGAAGCAATGAGATTCTACCCATATGTAATTACAACGACCTTCGACGAGTTGGTGGATTCCGTAAGGCAGCGCACCCCGCAACCCGCCACCCCAGAGAAAGACTACTGGGCAGTATTGGGCCTCAGGCCTGGTGCTACTCCAGAGGTGATCAAGGCGGTCTACCAGGAATTGATGAAGCAGTACCATGTGGATAAGCTGCCAGCTGGCGCCACCCCTGCGCAGCGGAAGCTGGTGGAGGATAAGGTCAAGGAAATCAATGAGGCTAACGACGCGCTGATGAGACAGGCAGGATGAATGAACGATCGGTCGCTTGAGGCTACACCGTGAGGAAGGCCTCCATGCAATCCCTCTGATTTGAGGCAATCGAGTAAGCAATCAGCCCCTGCGCACGAGACAGGGCCTTTCTCTACCAGACCAGAATCATCCCGACAAAGTGGTCTTCAACGCCTTCACATCAGTACTTCTCCGGTTGGTGACTTCTAGGAGGATATCGTGAGGAAGGAGCTCTTGGACGGGCATGACGTCTACCATGTCACCCAGGAGGGGATGAAGGTGTTGGACGACCTTGAGAGCGTGCTAGTGAGGCTGACACCCTAGGTCACTTATCGTGAGTTGGTGTTTTAAGGCCTGGAGGGGTGCAAATTGCGTATGTCCGAAGAGGAGGACCCCATGGTCTCAGGCTTGGAGCTCCACGAGGAGTTCTTGCAGCGCATCGAGAACGGTGGAAGGAAGATCAAGACACTTTCGCTGATAACGATATTCGTCGCGGCTGTGCTGGCGGTCACTTATGCTTCGCAACTGGTAGTCCTGCCGTTCATGCTCGGCGTCACCAGCCAGACAGTGAACCTCGTGGATCCCTCTTTGATGGGCGTAGAGCTGGGAGTCCTCGCTCTAACTTTGGCGTGGCTCTATGTCGGTCTGGTGGACTACCGTTACACGAAGACCTTGGTTAAACAGGCCCAGGAAATCAGGGCGGCGGAGGCCGAGCTGATGAAAAAGTACGGGCTAAGATCCTAGCCATGGTCCTGGTTACATGTCGTTCTCTGAGCCAGAGTAGTCACCCAATGCATAGTATCCATACTTACCCACCGACAACTTGACGGAACATTCTCACGTAGCGAATCGAAGCGGCCGCGAAGAGGCTCTATCCGTATCCTCACCTCGTCCGTCTTGTCGATGATGCTGCCCTCCCCCATGTCCTTCGCGAGGAAGGCGATGTCGAGGTCGGAGGCGACGCCCGTTATCGTGTAGGCCTTCGCCAGGTCCCCGTTGTCGAGGACGGCGTATCTGGGAAGGTTGCTGGCGACCTTGTAGCCTGGCATCTCCATCAGTCTGACGTACTTCTCCTGCAGGCCCATCGTAGCGAGGAAGCCCTCGAGTGCCTGGTCGCTCTCGAGGAAGTAGCGCCTGTAGTTCACGCTGTAGAGCTCGTTTCCGACGACGACGCTCATCGTATCCAATCTGACGTAGAAGACCACTGCTGAGCTTAACTGCTGGAGCGCGGCTGCGAACCCAGAAAGTACCGCGTTCCTCTCTGGCTCGCTGAGGTTGAAGTAGTTGATGGGGCCGACCTCGTAGACGAAGGACATGAGAATTAACCCATTTGAGTAATATAACCGCAGATAGAATTTCTACTTTAGAGAATGATTGAGATCCCAGAGACCTCATGCTCTTCATTAGTTTAGCTCGGGTTATCTATTCAAGAAGTTCGCGTCGTGCTCCCAGAATCGAGCGTAAGTTAAAGGTCGGGAAGCGTTGTCGTCTGGGAAGAATCAGGAGTTCTTGGCGGGTGCGAGAACTGATTAACCGAACTAGCAGTGTCCAGTCAGGTCGAAACTTTGAGTCAGGTAGACCGATGACACTTGGGACATGCAGCCAAACTGCATGTTCGAATCCTCGGCAGTCCCAATGTCAATGGGAGGTCCGATGATACCGAAACTACCAGGAACAATACCCGAGCCAAGCTTGTAGTCTAGCGTTCCGCTGGCGGTGGTAAAGGTTGGGTTGTAAATGGTCCCACCATCGGTCACTCCGCAAAAGCAGACATTCGAACGAAGCCAGTACCAATTTGTGGGCGTGTTTTCAGTGTAGTAATAACTGCCCCCTCCTGATCCTCCAACGACGTAAAAGCTGACAGAATCGATCTTTTCGAAGCCGCTACCACAATTCGTAAGGCACGCATTGCTGTGTTCCGATATGTACCACTGCGCTCCTCCGTTGAACATCGCGCTCACGGTTGTGCAATTCCCACTGTTAGAATACCAACTCCAATCGGTGGATCCCCAGTATGTGTTGTAGACTTCAATTGTGAATACGGCACAGTTATTGCTGCTTTTTGCAATAATACCCGATTGGAACCAGTCGGCGCCTCCGTACCATGGACCGGTCTGGCACTGTTTCGAGGCGTCCAAATCTGGATTGTACTGCAGGCTCATTTGCCCGTCGCCTGATGTGTACACTAAGTTCGATTGAAGGGACGCGGTAGCGTTCACGTTGGGCCCTATGAGTGCGCTACACAGACTGCTGGGGAAACCGAATTCGGCGTCGTCGTTACCGACATACCCTGTCGCTGCTGCTACCGGCGTGACAAGAGACAACGAAGTGAAAAGCAGCGCAAGAATCGGAGTCCAGACTAAGATGCTACGCTGCATTCGATTGCACCTGGATGCTTAACGTGTAAGGAGCCAAGACCTGCCCCGGTTCAAGGGAACTGGGTAATGGAGAGGATGTGGGGTCGACATGCGAAAGGCCCGGGGCTCCCGAGTCGATCTGCGCCCAAATTGGAGCGGAGACATACGCAGTAACAGTGATGACGGCACCTGCGGGTAACGAACTGTGCAAAGAGAGGGTGACGGTGTATCCTTCCAACGATGGAATGAAACTGGACAAGGCATTCCCGGACCCATTCACGAGGTCTTGCAGGATCGCAGCCGGGTGCGCTACGCTTTGCCCTAGGTCATACGAGCTACTCGCTGCCAGCTTGCCGTTCACATAGAGCCCAAGATACAATGTCCCGTTTTGGGGCAAGCGATAAGGAAACACGTTCAAGGTGGCACTGACGAAGCCGTTGAGGCTTCGATTTGTGGTGTACGAAGTCGATACGAGAGTGTGTGCCGGCATTAGCCACCCTGTGAAATTGGTTCCAGAACTTCCAAAGAAGTAGTTGTTTGATGCGCTTGGAAGTCTTAGAGAAAAACCCCGCGTTGAGGAGCCTGTTCTACCAGCCAGCGCAAGACCAAACAAACCGCTGCCCACGATGACAACAGATATGAAGACAACCAACGACAGATGCCGTGTTCTTAGCTGGCGTGATTCTGTCATTGCTGTTCTGCAAATCAGGACTTGATTCGTAAATTGCTTTACCCAAACGTTCTGGCAAAACTATAAAACACAAAATCTACTTTGATGTTGGTTTGTCTCGTTCTACAATAGCCATTTCGGTTCTGATGCTAATCGCAGTCTTCAACACCTTCGCATTCGTTTCGTTGCTCCTCCCAAGCGTGACGTCCAGCCTCGCACCTTCTGGTTCTCCGCTGGCGTCAGTATTTGAAGACGCCAAGATAGTTTCGCCTCTAACCTTCCCTCTAGGCTGGTCCGTAGTTGGGTTGGCCTGGATATGGCGGGGAAGAGTTAGGTCGAGATGGAAGAACGCCGGGCTCGACTCGGATTCCTTCCGTCTGATCCTCAAGATGAAGGGAGGATCTACGAG harbors:
- a CDS encoding J domain-containing protein, whose protein sequence is MTREKALLSYGTTEVLFDGRMTHAALKLAESNLSFIENTGSKLVPLSEIVNAKSLVEKAGFGKKKFLILELSDGKQIRIALDDAELWASSIQEAKKVLEVILIEEKRAKQLLAEGKMVCARLDLDVNAVAEALRKKKGFLQQEEKVVGIAKIYFPFAICRVHGPIHLAPKDLLVRLAVPREAISALLSDFDSASRRKHFVAGAGDVVHIMEYLFPTSPAPPSMDRFVELLPTGNEIVVPPNIDVIECFELLTPLYKKVDSMNQGYEDSFNSTYDTQALKMLNSNFLTAKEAVQSALFRRLFADPMTHEVLHVFFLPFLLITYQTLDGKGDRWEFLDCEGRSSLLEVAFQKTKVSFFETQIDQILSIKMYNGTQAHFSEKLKSLIASGGVNEARRIYDEAMRFYPYVITTTFDELVDSVRQRTPQPATPEKDYWAVLGLRPGATPEVIKAVYQELMKQYHVDKLPAGATPAQRKLVEDKVKEINEANDALMRQAG